TGGCAAACCTCCATATAGTCCGGATCGTGCATAATGTCCTTGATCATATCCTTCAGCATCGTGTACCGGGGGAAGATTGGGTAGATTTTGGAGTTGCCATACTCGGACTGTAAGGATGTGGAAAGTTAGTGTGGGACAGCTCACAAGCTCGGGCCCTCAAGTCGGCTTACCTTCAGCTCTCGAATCAAGTTCCTTAGACCGGTGTACTTTTTCAGCAGACGATACAAATCGTTTATCATCTGCGTGTTTTCCTGCTCGATCTGTGCCGTGGTCATAGCTGTAACGACATGCAGTATGCGAGTTAGTGAGGTATTCCGACTACACCCCGGCGCACTGGTTCTTACTTTCGAGTCGCTCCATTCGTTCGCGCCGTTCGGCCGCCTCCTCTGCCAGCTTGGCGGACGTCTTCACACCTTCGCCCGATTTTTGCGATTTCTCCATAATGCTACAGGCACGCAGTACGAAGGCCGGAACAGTTTCTAGCTTCTCCTGCTTCGGGATCTCGACCAGGGTCCAGTACTGCGTTTCCAACCGGATCACATCCTGCCGGGAGCAAGCAAACAGATGTCACTACACACCAGAGCGAATGTCCGGACGCAGACGGGACCTTACCTTAATCATGAGCTTCAGCATCGGATAGCGGTTGAAGATGTTGCGCTGGCTCTTGGAGTCGCCATATTTGTTCATCAGGTTGACCAGTGCCTTCTTGGCGGTATCGTACGATTCCTCCAATCGGATACGAACCGCTCGGAGCCGTTCGTTCGTCTCGATCAGTTCTTCACGGCTCATACCACCTGGTTTGGTTTGATACGTATGGTATTCGCAAGAAGATTAGTGGATTCTTCGCCATATGACAAGCTATTCACCGACCGATACTTACTCGGCGAACCTTCATCCTTCACATCTTGCACTATTCGTCTGACGCTTTGTGTAaatttgccaactaaatttgtTGAAGCTACGAATGATCAATGAATATTTACGCTATCAATTGGAATACTATACACACGTACCACTACATCAAATGCTAGAGAGGTTACTTAAACCCGTTCCTACTATTACACACTACTCTACGAGGCTACGAACAGTGGAGGATACTTCTCTAATCGACTACCGCTTCGTCACTAAACAAACACTCTTTAAGCGAAACAGTTTACTCACCATAATGCTTGGGAGATTCTGGAAAAGATAAGAACAAAGTCGATCAGTAAAGCTCGTTCGGCACGTGTTTGCAGATGCAGCTGTCAAACAGCACAAGTCGCCACTAAGCGACAGCTACTAAAATGGGTCAATCGGCATGGGGGACGCAAAGTTGAGATGACATGAAAGTACAACGGCTACGAAACGATACAAATGCTACCAGGGCAACTTACAGAGAGTGTGGTTGTTTAACTTTCGGTATTGTCAATTGTTCGGCACAGTTGGACTAATAGAGTGACTGTGAGAAAAATGGTGGGTGGAGTGGTGTGTCTGGTTGAGTGGATCGGATAGTGTGTGGCTGCGAGTGTGTccgagtgtgtgttgtgtgctgcGAAGAAATAGAAGAAACGCTGGAAGAAGAGAAGCTAACCCGTAATGAGAGGCAACCCGTCACTCTCAGTGGCCGGAATGAGCGATTAAGTTTCATTACGCGTGTTCCGTGAGTGTGTGCAGGTCTACACTGCAACCGAGAACACTGTGCAGGTCGTATGTAAATGGCATATTTGTATCGGCGGTACATTGTAGAACAGTGGTACAACGACCCACATATCACTTTATGGCAGAGAGAGAGTCACGAGTTCTGAGTTAAGCGTGGCCGCTCTGTTAGGTTGTGTGCCGTAGCGAACCTTTCTCAGCGTAGGTCAATATCTTGGTGCCGGCAAAGACGTTGTGTCTGTCGCCGGTggctccaccaccaccgtgctCGGCACCGGCCGGTTTGC
This region of Anopheles marshallii chromosome 2, idAnoMarsDA_429_01, whole genome shotgun sequence genomic DNA includes:
- the LOC128707555 gene encoding uncharacterized protein LOC128707555, which encodes MGKHDMKRGISQRSSDAGASTNLVGKFTQSVRRIVQDVKDEGSPSGMSREELIETNERLRAVRIRLEESYDTAKKALVNLMNKYGDSKSQRNIFNRYPMLKLMIKDVIRLETQYWTLVEIPKQEKLETVPAFVLRACSIMEKSQKSGEGVKTSAKLAEEAAERRERMERLETMTTAQIEQENTQMINDLYRLLKKYTGLRNLIRELKSEYGNSKIYPIFPRYTMLKDMIKDIMHDPDYMEVCHEVDN